In Uranotaenia lowii strain MFRU-FL chromosome 2, ASM2978415v1, whole genome shotgun sequence, one genomic interval encodes:
- the LOC129744751 gene encoding Fanconi anemia group I protein-like: MPPPNIATAIIKLGQQKKNDELKEILERIPNKELTDLVVSNVGDNDGFNLWHFVHVGLAYSSKCQTKRFQVSLAVLHHLNKKEFPTKTVFDIVSRLVLELPKFSAEQLVETMEYCVDSIRAGDPKCLGWKDIFPDVLKLLQEQVGKFSANGFILTGEEYRKKVLDDLLKMKIHNGILTPYTAMFREVTLSRDETGLVVGKVCDAIRGLEPLEIPTLAFQLFHLCLKYPNLLVLPIYSLQKYFHKHYYKKMLSNEGGDSTDFDSIEPLSDKEVREAEETVLYHLSNVSEFRLDESQVVAMFKTFQNMPEFLLTPFVLSALVAMSKINRTPDTTKVVSSQVMTFLVRLINENELEKELCRRSAWCRGRIEAGSVPDVERILSILTEHSQEGMEVVTPGVIHLAFGLLIAKKQPKLHMLAIAFLQNFVKKRFIFGTGIVAKLKQYLFADLEAVQFSECLITLSLTSTLTLSECNSSMNYILEYLLLIDGLHSMRIMTFIFPLIRISHRIRDAFIDVLRKAMHRSETNTRMMGVFGFCALLKQLKNNNSRRTVLSASFGNMTQLSISGMSLMSQSTLGRADNPDLHFDMLALEILGVLRGCFTQSLEIRELLYESLGRAVEFNAKLLPHVLQFIDWHFCGYFSESLDGDLEIDFERCVRYKADASEDLSGGAEQSLQQLEVFDNIGKLATFMVQCLVLCDQHDVQHDNDTVRKLLKDIVQRIDTISLDKLGIIGTLDPKTVIIGSHYLNVVEAGMSYCIWTAKTDNDQLKNLLKLFRHHQSSYEKIKKMEPKKGGKKSNNETIAPTAGGTHSAKAMSFKPENVWDLSTTERLLKIVFDDSNVYGSEEHLQNLRTNYDFIRFVLKVAADKLEALRNTPEYWQIKHSKRIFNHLCECAKTVFDRCVRKTNDLCTSGNSQVALVGGEAFRQTLLTTLSIYERKFSDFLRIISCTLGGTFKSDLLNGLHNIVDKYFEDGAESEAVGEKNIHNLFLCLEILYQSEAMELEHLNCAYNWLQNFCSNTKLKLKSLGIVHRILFELRLRTQTGAYFDTIAILVEKKFGQIEEDELAPGFSLKSISSLTVESALIALCNVTKQQLDDVEHFILRTNSVLGRLKSFGLGDNDEYLHQLKSIERSMCSQLVHIMSVATHLANTQLPLGTCMDSLLKLLISIYCCLTNLTKHFLSRHPVVPVSHDSTKFNLVIKSSKPLAVRIYNLFPFIEENILGQAQEQDEEIDNPKTTNNAKKNREKVLRQTKLIPKVVFRIETFNKFVLLLSKKTKKDLTYLLHMGTVRDFRIKEPALVEAIKKVCDGRPDDVSSEFGDLADLDTHEEEEIEPLVRQSSSSVALGTVESVGVEESQIEEQESNNDLSDVGNENVALKNLALLNAKSRKRSKKKRIIEAAKEGSENVSSESRPPETKKRRLVKKKGDSPRINKQALEVINAVAPVVASTSRTLGPSRRSKKL, encoded by the exons ATGCCCCCACCAAACATCGCTACCGCGATCATCAAACTTGGTCAGCAAAAGAAAAACGATGAGCTGAAGGAGATACTGGAAAGGATTCCGAACAAAGAG ttaacGGACCTGGTGGTTTCCAACGTGGGGGACAACGATGGGTTCAACCTGTGGCACTTTGTCCACGTTGGGTTGGCCTATTCGAGCAAATGTCAAACCAAGCGGTTCCAAGTATCGCTGGCCGTTCTGCATCACCTGAACAAGAAGGAATTCCCAACGAAAACCGTTTTCGACATTGTGTCCCGGTTGGTGCTGGAACTCCCGAAGTTTTCCGCCGAGCAGCTAGTCGAGACCATGGAATACTGTGTGGATTCGATACGAGCCGGGGATCCAAAGTGCTTGGGGTGGAAGGATATTTTCCCGGATGTGCTGAAACTGCTTCAGGAACAGGTTGGCAAGTTTAGCGCCAATGGGTTTATTCTGACCGGGGAAGAGTACCGCAAAAAAGTGCTGGATGATCTGCTCAAAATGAAGATACACAATGGAATTCTGACGCCCTACACGGCCATGTTTCGAGAGGTGACGTTGAGTCGAGATGAAACGGGACTGGTCGTTGGAAAAGTCTGTGACGCCATTCGCGGACTAGAACCGTTGGAAATACCAACGCTCGCTTTTCAGCTGTTTCATCTTTGCCTGAAGTATCCGAATTTGCTGGTACTTCCGATTTACTCGCTACAGAAATATTTTCACAAGCACTATTACAAGAAGATGCTCTCGAATGAAGGCGGTGACAGTACGGATTTCGATAGCATCG AACCATTGTCGGATAAAGAAGTACGCGAAGCGGAAGAAACCGTCCTCTACCACCTATCGAACGTTTCCGAATTTCGCTTGGACGAATCACAAGTAGTAGCTATGTTCAAAACGTTCCAAAACATGCCAGAATTTTTGCTGACTCCTTTTGTATTGAGTGCTCTGGTTGCCATGAGCAAGATCAATCGAACGCCGGACACAACTAAAGTTGTCTCTTCTCAAGTGATGACATTTTTGGTGCGTCTCATTAACGAGAACGAACTCGAGAAGGAACTCTGCCGGCGATCGGCTTGGTGTCGGGGTCGTATAGAAGCTGGTTCCGTACCGGACGTTGAGAGAATCTTATCTATTTTAACCGAACACAGCCAAGAAGGAATGGAAGTGGTTACGCCGGGTGTAATCCATCTGGCATTCGGACTGTTGATTGCTAAGAAGCAACCGAAATTGCACATGTTGGCTATTgcatttttgcagaattttgtaAAGAAACGTTTCATCTTTGGAACTGGCATCGTGGCCAAACTGAAGCAGTACCTTTTCGCGGACCTGGAAGCGGTGCAGTTTTCCGAATGTTTGATCACGTTGAGTCTAACGAGCACGCTCACACTTTCGGAATGCAACTcttctatgaattatattttagAGTATCTACTGTTG ATTGACGGTCTCCATTCAATGCGAATCATGACATTCATTTTCCCGTTGATCCGTATTTCGCACAGAATTCGAGATGCGTTTATCGATGTGCTGCGGAAAGCAATGCATCGCAGCGAAACCAACACCCGTATGATGGGAGTGTTTGGCTTCTGTGCCTTATTGAAACAACTCAAGAACAACAACTCACGGCGTACGGTTTTGAGTGCTTCGTTTGGGAACATGACTCAGCTGTCGATCAGTGGCATGTCTCTCATGTCACAATCGACACTAGGGCGAGCTGACAACCCGGATCTACACTTCGATATGTTGGCACTGGAGATTTTGGGCGTCCTTCGGGGATGCTTCACGCAATCGTTAGAAATCCGAGAACTTTTGTACGAAAGTTTAGGTCGGGCTGTGGAATTCAACGCTAAACTTTTACCGCACGTGCTGCAGTTTATTGATTGGCATTTTTGCGGTTACTTTAGTGAATCCTTGGACGGAGATTTGGAGATCGATTTCGAAAGATGTGTTCGTTATAAGGCAGACGCAAGCGAGGATTTGTCCGGGGGAGCCGAGCAGTCTTTGCAACAGCTGGAGGTTTTCGATAACATCGGCAAACTGGCGACTTTTATGGTGCAGTGTTTGGTTTTATGTGACCAGCACGATGTTCAACACGACAACGATACCGTTAGAAAATTGCTGAAAGATATTGTCCAGAGAATCGATACCATTTCTTTGGATAAACTTGGCATT attGGCACCTTGGATCCAAAAACAGTCATAATTGGGTCTCACTATCTAAACGTTGTTGAAGCTGGTATGTCGTACTGCATTTGGACTGCCAAAACAGATAACGATCAActgaaaaatctattaaaattgttCAGACATCACCAGAGCAGCTACGAGAAAATTAAG AAAATGGAACCGAAAAAGGGCGGCAAAAAATCGAACAACGAAACAATAGCACCGACAGCAGGCGGAACTCATTCGGCAAAAGCGATGTCTTTCAAACCGGAAAATGTTTGGGATTTGTCAACCACTGAACGGCTGCTGAAGATTGTTTTCGA CGATTCAAACGTTTACGGATCAGAGGAGCACCTGCAGAACCTTAGAACCAATTACGATTTCATTCGATTTGTGCTCAAAGTAGCTGCCGATAAGCTGGAAGCCCTGCGTAACACTCCAGAGTACTGGCAGATTAAGCACAGCAAACGGATATTCAATCACCTGTGCGAGTGCGCCAAAACTGTGTTTGATCGTTGCGTTCGTAAAACGAACGATCTTTGCACCAGTGGCAATAGTCAGGTGGCCTTGGTGGGAGGTGAAGCATTTAGGCAGACGCTCCTAACAACACTGTCGATTTACGAGCGCAAGTTTTCCGATTTTCTCCGGATTATAAGCTGCACCCTTGGAGGAACATTCAAGTCTGACTTGCTAAACGGTTTGCATAATATCGTCGATAAATACTTTGAGGATGGCGCGGAATCTGAAGCCgttggagaaaaaaatatacacaaTCTGTTTCTTTGCTTGGAAATCCTGTATCAGTCAGAGGCTATGGAATTGGAACATCTTAATTGCGCATACAATTGGCTGCAGAACTTCTGTTCAAACACCAAGCTCAAACTAAAATCTCTAGGAATTGTGCATCGGATTCTGTTTGAACTGCGGCTCAGAACACAGACTGGAGCCTATTTTGATACCATCGCTATTTTAGTAGAGAAAAAGTTCGGACAGATAGAAGAAGATGAATTAGCGCCAGGGTTTTCTCTAAAATCAATCAGCTCTCTGACGGTTGAATCGGCACTTATAGCTTTGTGCAATGTAACGAAACAACAGTTGGACGATGTTGAACATTTCATTTTGCGCACCAATAGTGTTCTCGGTCGGTTGAAATCTTTTGGCTTAGGTGATAACGATGAAT ATCTACACCAACTAAAATCAATTGAACGATCCATGTGTTCCCAGTTGGTTCATATAATGTCGGTTGCGACACATCTAGCCAACACTCAACTACCTCTCGGAACGTGCATGGATTCTTTACTGAAACTGCTCATCAGTATTTACTGttgtttgacaaatttgaccaaaCACTTTCTGTCACGTCATCCAGTCGTTCCTGTATCTCATGACTCTACCAA GTTTAATTTGGTTATCAAATCCTCAAAACCTCTTGCTGTACGAATCTACAACCTATTTCCGTTTATCGAAGAAAATATCCTGGGTCAAGCCCAAGAACAGGACGAGGAAATCGACAATCCCAAAACAACCAACAATGCCaagaaaaatcgtgaaaaagtACTTCGTCAAACGAAGCTCATCCCAAAGGTTGTTTTCCGCATTGAAACGTTCAATAAATTCGTACTGTTGCTAAGCAAAAAGACCAAGAAAGATCTAACCTATCTGCTGCACATGGGAACGGTGCGGGACTTCCGCATCAAAGAACCAGCACTGGTTGAAGCCATCAAAAAAGTTTGCGACGGAAGACCTGACGATGTCAGTTCGGAATTCGGTGATCTTGCTGATCTAGACACAcacgaagaagaagaaattgaacCGCTGGTGAGGCAATCTAGTTCGTCCGTTGCGCTCGGTACCGTAGAATCGGTTGGTGTAGAAGAATCGCAGATCGAAGAGCAAGAATCGAACAACGATCTTTCGGATGTTGGCAATGAAAACGTGGCTTTGAAAAACCTAGCGCTGCTGAATGCAAAAAGCAGAAAGCGCTCCAAGAAGAAACGAATCATCGAAGCAGCTAAGGAAGGCTCGGAAAACGTCTCCTCAGAGTCGAGACCCCCGGAGACTAAGAAGCGACGTTTGGTCAAGAAAAAAGGAGACTCGCCCAGAATTAACAAACAGGCACTGGAAGTGATAAATGCAGTTGCACCGGTTGTGGCGTCTACTTCGCGAACTTTGGGCCCAAGCCGACGAAGCAAGAAACTTTAA
- the LOC129745471 gene encoding phospholipase A2 group XV-like gives MKLLPGLVLLAVTISVTNGTMFGNGVQFIKDLKDKLRRRFNHTFERRISPVIFVPGDGGSQLDAILKKTDSVHFYCQKSTDTYFNLWLNKELLVPFVIDCWIDNIRLVYNRTTRKTTNSPGVETRIPGWGLSETVEWIDPSHASVGAYFVNIGNALVQNGYKRDISVRGAPYDFRKGPNENKEWFIKMKHLVEETYTLNDETPITFIVHSMGAPMTLLFLQMQGQEWKDKYIRRIISLAGAWGGSAKALKCYAMGDDLGAFALSGKVMRAEQISNPSLAWLLPNHLFWKPNEVMVKTLSRVYTMDQLEEFFKDINFTDGWEMREDVLEYSQNFTAPGVEIHCLYGSGVPTVERLNYEKSYDLSGKPTLEMGDGDGTVNRRSLEACQYWQTQQKQPIYLREFPGADHMNILSDLSVLDAIIKVLLVD, from the exons ATGAAGCTACTGCCTGGATTGGTCCTGCTGGCGGTGACCATTTCGGTTACCAATGGAACGATGTTCGGAAATGGGGTGCAATTTATCAAGGACCTCAAGGATAAGCTGCGCCGTAGGTTCAATCATACCTTCGAACGGAGAATATCACCGgtcatttttg TTCCAGGCGATGGAGGCAGCCAGCTCGATGCAATCCTGAAGAAAACGGACAGCGTGCACTTTTACTGCCAGAAGTCAACGGACACCTACTTCAACCTGTGGCTCAACAAGGAACTGCTGGTTCCGTTCGTGATCGACTGCTGGATCGACAACATCCGGCTGGTGTACAACCGGACGACCCGTAAAACCACCAACTCCCCGGGGGTAGAAACTCGCATTCCCGGGTGGGGTCTTTCGGAAACGGTCGAATGGATCGATCCCTCGCATGCTTCCGTGGGAGCGTACTTTGTGAACATCGGCAATGCACTGGTACAGAACGGATACAAGCGGGACATTTCCGTGCGGGGAGCTCCCTATGACTTTCGAAAGGGTCCAA ATGAGAACAAGGAATGGTTTATTAAAATGAAACACTTGGTGGAGGAAACCTACACGCTGAACGATGAGACACCGATCACGTTTATCGTTCACAGCATGGGAGCCCCGATGACGCTGCTGTTTTTACAAATGCAAGGTCAAGAATGGAAGGACAAGTACATCCGACGGATCATTTCTCTGGCCGGTGCTTGGGGTGGAAGCGCCAAAGCGCTCAAATGTTACGCCATGGGCGATGATCTCGGAGCGTTTGCCTTGAGCGGAAAGGTGATGCGGGCCGAGCAGATAAGCAACCCCTCGCTGGCTTGGTTGCTTCCGAATCACCTGTTCTGGAAACCCAATGAGGTCATGGTGAAGACGCTGTCCCGGGTTTACACGATGGATCAGTTGgaagaatttttcaa GGACATCAACTTCACCGACGGTTGGGAGATGAGAGAGGATGTGTTGGAGTACTCGCAAAATTTTACGGCCCCAGGAGTCGAGATACATTGTTTGTACGGATCGGGAGTTCCTACGGTAGAACG TTTGAACTATGAGAAATCGTACGACCTTTCTGGTAAACCAACGCTAGAGATGGGCGATGGCGATGGAACTGTCAATCGACGTTCCTTGGAAGCTTGCCAGTACTGGCAGACACAGCAGAAGCAGCCAATTTATCTTCGCGAGTTCCCCGGCGCTGATCACATGAACATTTTGTCTGATCTTAGTGTTCTGGATGCTATTATCAAAGTGCTACTAGTAGATTAG
- the LOC129745928 gene encoding cell division cycle protein 23 homolog, protein MDETFTVNLGSVKQDLILGMIECQKRGLVQSAKWLAELSHGLNDVSIEPASRRSSDTLNAGISDEEYDDYVLAKSYFDVREYDRSAYFTRNCNSPVPKFLHIYATYMSKEKKRLDNMSDNSIVNSTSHVKDYSELLASLRTEHSLRKLDGYCLYLYGVILKKLDLNQMAVNIFVEAINAEPTMWGSWVELAPLITDKTMLQNLKLPNHWIKQIFIGYTYIELFLNDEGIKIFEHLQVAGFGKCIFVPTQLAIAFSNKRDVDKSIEIFQRLHEVDPFRLDNLDSYSNLLFVKDMKTDMAHLAHKAVDINKYSPETCCVVGNYYSIRGDHHKAVVYFQRALKLNPRYLSAWTLMGHEFMEMKNTNAAIQSYRQAVEVNRRDFRAWYGLGQAYEILKMPFYSLHYYKAAQQLRPYDSRMLVALGETYEKLEKAANALKCYQKAYNVGDIEGVALYNLARLYEKQNEIEKAIPALLRFCSDEKTVVDKSSLCHAYMTLGNFYEKNGQFDKASHFAYKCLDHEESKREAEALLKTIANKRAQKAAAQAQTSSATGTEARQGEDLEKTSDMDLEEIEFEGSVGRVVDLAMAHDDMLVENDEPEFQLEQAAELENSSLSIIMEDDPDPTE, encoded by the exons ATGGATGAAACTTTTACCGTAAACTTGGGATCAGTTAAACAGGATCTAATCCTGGGAATGATCGAGTGCCAGAAGCGGGGTCTGGTGCAGAGTGCCAAATGGCTGGCGGAGTTAAGTCACGGATTAAATGACGTTTCAATCGAACCCGCAAGTCGGCGATCCAGCGATACCCTGAACGCAGGAATATCCGACGAGGAGTACGATGATTACGTGCTAGCTAAAAGCTACTTCGACGTGCGCGAGTATGACCGATCCGCGTACTTTACCCGGAATTGCAATTCGCCGGTTCCCAAATTTTTGCATATCTATGCCACATACATGTCCAAGGAGAAAAAGCGCCTGGACAACATGAGTGACAATTCTATCGTAAACTCAACCAGCCACGTTAAGGATTATTCGGAGCTGTTAGCTTCACTCCGCACAGAGCACAGCCTCCGAAAGTTGGATGGCTATTGTCTCTATCTGTATGGAGTCATTTTGAAGAAACTGGATCTCAACCAAATGGCGGTCAATATTTTCGTTGAAGCCATCAACGCGGAACCCACTATGTGGGGATCCTGGGTTGAACTGGCCCCTCTAATTACCGATAAAACTATGCTCCAGAATCTGAAACTTCCCAACCATTGGATAAAGCAAATTTTCATTGGTTACACCTACATTGAACTCTTCCTCAACGACGAAGGAATCAAAATATTCGAACATCTACAGGTGGCTGGTTTCGGGAAATGTATCTTTGTCCCCACCCAATTGGCCATAGCCTTTTCAAACAAACGAGATGTGGACAAGtcaatcgaaatttttcaacgGCTGCACGAGGTCGACccctttcggctggataacctgGATTCCTACTCCAATTTACTGTTCGTAAAGGACATGAAAACGGATATGGCACACCTAGCCCACAAAGCCGTGGACATCAACAAGTACAGCCCGGAAACGTGCTGCGTAGTCGGGAATTACTACAGCATCCGGGGAGATCACCACAAGGCGGTGGTCTACTTTCAGCGGGCACTGAAACTCAACCCCCGGTATCTGTCCGCGTGGACCTTGATGGGGCATGAGTTCATGGAGATGAAAAACACCAACGCTGCTATCCAGAGCTACCGGCAGGCGGTGG aGGTTAACCGAAGAGACTTTCGGGCCTGGTACGGTCTAGGTCAAGCGTACGAAATCCTCAAAATGCCATTCTACAGTCTACACTATTACAAAGCGGCCCAGCAGTTGCGTCCTTACGACAGCCGAATGTTGGTGGCTCTGGGAGAAACCTACGAGAAGCTAGAGAAGGCAGCCAACGCTCTCAAGTGCTACCAGAAAGCATACAACGTAGGTGATATCGAGGGAGTTGCCCTGTACAATCTTGCCCGGCTTTACGAAAAGCAGAACGAAATCGAAAAAGCCATCCCCGCACTTTTGCGGTTCTGTTCCGACGAAAAAACGGTGGTCGATAAAAGCTCACTTTGTCACGCGTACATGACTTTGGGAAATTTCTACGAAAAGAATGGCCAGTTCGATAAGGCGTCCCATTTTGCATACAAGTGTTTGGACCACGAGGAATCGAAACGTGAGGCGGAAGCTCTCCTGAAAACCATTGCCAACAAACGGGCGCAAAAAGCGGCCGCACAAGCCCAGACTTCCTCAGCAACCGGTACCGAAGCTCGGCAAGGGGAGGATCTGGAGAAAACATCCGATATGGATCTGGAGGAGATTGAGTTTGAGGGTAGTGTCGGACGAGTGGTTGATCTGGCAATGGCCCACGACGATATGCTGGTCGAGAACGATGAACCGGAATTCCAGCTGGAGCAAGCAGCGGAGCTGGAAAATTCTTCCCTATCGATCATCATGGAGGATGACCCGGATCCAACTGAGTGA